In the genome of Euwallacea fornicatus isolate EFF26 chromosome 21, ASM4011564v1, whole genome shotgun sequence, the window ggaaagttttatttgcaatgcattatttaaatgatgacaaatttatttaccCATTATGTTGGACTTGAAGATTACAATTAATTTGTTATGGttgtataaattattaaaataaagagacattcattaaataaagttcagcagtttttaatttttaaagtaacaTGATGCTTACGTATTAagaaagattttgaaaattaattaattcatagactacaaaaaaatacgtaataaTCATTATGGATAAACATAACCATTCCTTTTGACTGACGCTACAAGAATGCACCTTCCCATAACTAAAATGTTGAATCAACTAAATCCAATTCGACAGACTTATTGTAAACGGAATTAAGAGACATGGATAATAACATTTAGGTGTATTCTTGTAGAGTCCGACTCGGAATCGGCGATTTCCACTTCGCCAACTAAATACAGAGTCCCAAGAGTGAAGACCCTTGAAGAAATCAAATTGGAGAAGATTGCGGCCGAATCCGCTGCATATTATTTTTACCCTGGTAAGTACACACATATTATTCAGTTACAAACAATACTTcaatagattatttttttccattgggTCAATTTGTAAACTCTACATCACAGAAAAGCACATAAATTGTGTCTCTGTTTAAGAGCGTTTACGAGTACTAAATATTCGAAACGGTGAGAGTTTTAAAAGcagataaaaattttcaaattgtttttgattgTGTATCTATTTATGTATGGCACAAtaaagattattattattgttatttggtAAACGGCGTTTACGAGACATATAAAATGCCCCAAAACGAATGGCACTTTTTTCTGTCATTTAACTGATTTTGTAATTCGCTCTCGCCGTTTTGGACACTGCacactgtaaaatttttatccaaCTGAGAGTATTACACAGGTTCTCATCAAAGCCTTGAAAACTTCGCTGAGAGTGACTTACGCAGAAAAATTCTCCATCGCGTAAGACAAccaaaattagagcaaagTCGAAAAACGATTGCCCGTAAACTTACCAAAGAGGAAATTGGAGAAATTTTGGGCGAGGGGAGTCCAAAAAGGGATACTGCCACGTCCACCAATGATTATGTCGCTTATTATGggaaaagaagaaaacttaCAAACGAAGAAAACGTGCAAGACGTCAAAATAAAAACCCTCGATGAAATCCGAGCAGAAAGAAATTACTCAAAGGAACAATGTCATTTAAATACTAATCCAAAAGAGAACTGCGGCGAGCCTGAAGTGAGCAGTACGAGTAACGATAAGCAACAACCATCCGAATTATTAGAAAGTGAGTTGTTGCCACAACCGGCTGTGGAATCTTTACGACTTCTGAGACAATTAAACATGTCCAAAATCAGGGCTCAACTTCCCTTAGAAGTAACGACGGATGCAgaattgaatattttcgaCAACATCAAGTCGGATGCAGTACTCAACAATGAGCTTCGAGATACTGAATGTGCGGATATAAACGCATTGGAGGAGCAGTCCTTATTGTTGTTGGATGACGTCGACGAAGATATGTCTATCAAAATTAAACCGGAAGATGATTTGTTGAATGAAATCGACGGTGTGTTAATGGATGAATAATGGAAGAAAGGagttcaataatttaaaaaggaaattaaaacttttctatgtaaaaaattacctaCTTTGTGTAATAaactgttaattaaaaaaagtgtataaacaaatattatggAGTCACATTAAGTAACACAAACCATTATTTATTCGTTAAAGATGGAAACActgaataaaaacatttaacggGAATGAATCTATGCTTTAACAGTTACAATGATCACTTAATTGTAATCAAATAAGAGACTTGTCTATTATTACCGATGGCAGCAgagtaaaattcaatttaaaccaACCACATATAAACGTACTGCAATTCTATTTCTACGTCCGTCTTTATGTTACGATTGCATTTCTTATTACTTATGTTTGCTTGTATATGCAAATAATATGTGTAGGTGAATAAAACCTATTCGCGTACGTGTGATGGGCTTCAGCCTTGAATTTTGCACTGTAGGATCACTACCGACTTTGTGCTTCAGGTCGAAATAGTCTTTTTAATTGTATAAGATGATTTCAATGAATCGCTAAAATTGCCAGTAGTGATCGCGTCTATTTCACAGTCGATTACTGATATCATGTCCTCCGGACTGCGGTGGAAGATTCTTGTAGGAAttttaatactaaaattttCCGGTAAGTAAGTTTtttctaatgttttttttctgtttttcacattttttgttttcaattttattcttagAGGAGTTACCAATACAAACTAAAATAAACTTCGACGATAAGTGGAATTATAAAACAAACCCGTCTCATGTTTCGCCAATGTTGAACGGTTCTTACAAAACCATTCTAATGCCCCTATATACATTTTCTCATGtgagtaataaaattgtttatatcaGAACGTCAGGACTTCCTTTTAGGATCTTAAGATAGTCGatttcgatgaaaatttaatgaggaAATCGTCGTTACCGGAACGCAAGGAGTCCAGGGTTACCGATGATATGATTTTGAGAACTAAAGTATCGTGCGGTATTTGCAACTTGGGTACGAATGAGTTTTTTTCCGTGTCAAATCCATTACAAACTTAAATGTACAGGCGTGGGGCTGCTTTTTACGGAGGTGAAAAACGGACACTGCTTTGACGAAATCAAAACTAAATTCGTGTCACTTTGTGTCGCTCTCAAAATAGAGAGTTTAAACGTGTGTAGCGGCATTTTTGATACATATGGTCCAGAAGTTATTCCAGTCATAGAACTTACGTCCTTAGGTAGGGCATGTACATACATTTAGTTTCATCAATGGTAACAGTTTGATAAATTTCtactataaaatattgaattgtttttaagtcacatttaaaatagccgaaatctttattaattttaggtCCAACTGAAGtatgtaaattaatatttggtgaAATCTGTCCTGTGCCGGATGTAAACTCTCATGAGTGGATAGTGGAGTTGCCGAAAACTGCAAGTCCCCCTCTTAAAACGTCTCCATTGACACGTTTTAAAGTGGGTACCTTCCtaatttatctttttgttttattcaaaatatacaaaagtGCCTCTTATCTATGTCATCACcattatcaatatttttttatggtattttgtaaatttggtCTTTGAAAGCTTTGCAAATAAAAGAGTTTATTGAAGCCACATCGAGAGAACGAGCTGACCAATTAAAAAAGATTAACACAGATCACACATTgatctttcaaaaataaaagcggctttttaaaatttgtaataaaaaagtcCTTAAaaggaacactctgtatatttacaGTATGAGTAAAGAGTAAACTTCCTgcgaatttca includes:
- the LOC136345931 gene encoding uncharacterized protein isoform X1, producing the protein MPVDYYSPDNFFKKMTDLESPKKNNDCYFYYYSTCTKGDSCSFRHEPSALGCETVCSFWKEGKCLNVHCSFRHMELRKNRKAIPCYWELQPGGCLKPHCPFMHQNQSNDLDNKLLGKTETALPENCIPADGSLKNTSAVDSLVVNFEEESDSESAISTSPTKYRVPRVKTLEEIKLEKIAAESAAYYFYPGSHQSLENFAESDLRRKILHRVRQPKLEQSRKTIARKLTKEEIGEILGEGSPKRDTATSTNDYVAYYGKRRKLTNEENVQDVKIKTLDEIRAERNYSKEQCHLNTNPKENCGEPEVSSTSNDKQQPSELLESELLPQPAVESLRLLRQLNMSKIRAQLPLEVTTDAELNIFDNIKSDAVLNNELRDTECADINALEEQSLLLLDDVDEDMSIKIKPEDDLLNEIDGVLMDE
- the LOC136345931 gene encoding uncharacterized protein isoform X2 produces the protein MTDLESPKKNNDCYFYYYSTCTKGDSCSFRHEPSALGCETVCSFWKEGKCLNVHCSFRHMELRKNRKAIPCYWELQPGGCLKPHCPFMHQNQSNDLDNKLLGKTETALPENCIPADGSLKNTSAVDSLVVNFEEESDSESAISTSPTKYRVPRVKTLEEIKLEKIAAESAAYYFYPGSHQSLENFAESDLRRKILHRVRQPKLEQSRKTIARKLTKEEIGEILGEGSPKRDTATSTNDYVAYYGKRRKLTNEENVQDVKIKTLDEIRAERNYSKEQCHLNTNPKENCGEPEVSSTSNDKQQPSELLESELLPQPAVESLRLLRQLNMSKIRAQLPLEVTTDAELNIFDNIKSDAVLNNELRDTECADINALEEQSLLLLDDVDEDMSIKIKPEDDLLNEIDGVLMDE